In Chlorogloeopsis sp. ULAP01, the genomic window CTGTTCTCCCTATTTTCTATCCCTTTACTTCCCACGCTGCTTGAAAAAAATCTCGCTCACATAACATGGCATAACGATAAGTCGAGTCAGTCAAGGCAGAAGTAGTTGCGTAGCATTCAACTAAACTTTCTAATTCTTGTGCCAATGACTGAAAATCACCGCCACTGTAAGTACGAATCCAGTCTGCATACTGATGATTGGGAATGCCATCTTGAGCTAACTGTTCTCCTAAAAAGGCATAAAGACGCATACAAGGAGACATCGCCGCAGCAGTTAAACCCATATCTTTTCCCCAAGCAGTAGCCAACAAAAAGTCTGTATAACGACGGGTAGCGGCTCCTATTTCTACAGAATGCAAATTAACATTCCACTTAGCTGCGTAGCTTTCATGCAGCCATAGTTCTTGCAGCACACCTCCAGCTAAATAATGAAATGTATTAAAACCTTGCCAGTCTGGAGCTTTAGCAGCAGCGATACTGTAGGCACGGGCAAAGGCTTCTAGAAAAAATGCATCTTGTCCTACATAATAAGCAAATTTATAGGTTGCTAGAGTACCATTTGCAATACCTTGGACAAAGGGATGTACTAGACAAGCTTGTGCTAGTTCTTGATTTGCTTCCCACAATTGGTTAGAAATAGTCATTAGTTAGTGGTTAGTGGTTAGTGGTTAGTAGGGGAGGCAGCGCGTTGCGGAGCCAGTGCGCCCTTGCGGGTTAAGCGCGTCGAGTGCGACTGCCGTGCGGGTTTGATAAATAATCTTTCACTGAAACCAACAATCTATCTTCTCAACCCGCCCGTACAGTGATTAATTGTCTCCTTGTTTCCCCCTCCCCGCGTCTTTGCGTCTCCGTGTCTTCCCATCCTCCACTCTCCCCCTTTTCCTAAAAGGGTGTTAACTGAAGAAACAGTGAAGTAATTCCTCCCAAAAAGTCCATAAAATTTGGTTTACCACGATCTACTTGGGCTGTTTGGGGTGTTTGCAGTTCTTTCATAAAAGCTTGTGCGGTTTGCATACCTTCACTATTTTTTTGGTTTGTAAATAATTTTTCAGCAGTCTGGGCATCTTGAAAAGCGCCTTGTCTGTCAAATAGTTGGTAGCGGGCAACACCGCGAGCTAGGTAAACGATCGCATAATCTGGTTGAAGAGCGATCGCTTGCTCGAAATAGTCGATCGCTTGTTGATGGTTACCTTTTTGTGCTTCAGCAACACCCCAAGCATAGAAATCTTCTGATTTGGCAATTTGTAATGGCACGCCCAAGGCACCTTGTAAATTGGCGCTACTGAGATTCACACCAGTCATTTCTGCATTTACTAAATAAGTACTTCTCAAATCTGTACCCACTAGAGTCGCCCCATTCAATTTTGCTCCACTTAAGTTAGCACCAAATAATCCTGCACCACTTAAGTTGGTGTTACTTAAGTCAGCACCACTGAGGTTGGCACGACTGAGATTTGCACCACGAAGATTAGCTCCTCTCAAATTTGCATTACTCAAGTCAGCCATTACTAAACCAGCACCACTGAGATCACAATCACGACATTGTTTGTTTGCTAACAGTTGCCTAATATGCTCTGAGTTGGCAGCTACAGCAGTTTGTATAGTGCTGATTATACTTACAAATGCGGCTATAGCTATAATTTTGTTTTTCATAATCGGTGTGGTATTATCTGCGCTTTCTACTGCATAATTCACTTACTTGTAGACACATTTATACCTCAGCATATTTTTTCTGGCATCAATTTTTGAGTCACTACTGCAATTTTGCGCAAATAATCATCGGTGGTGCTGTACTACAAGTTCATCAGCTACTAATCTAGATTTGATAGTCTCTGTTGCTACTTACACAAATAAAGAATGGATAACGACTTTGTTTTTTTTCTCATCGGCATTGTTGTTCTTGTGCTGTATCTTGTGTTCTCAGCTTTAACTGAGATGGGTACTAAACTACCTTGGAAAAAGTAATTGCTGTGGGGACAAATATTAAGCGATCGCTTGCACATCAGCAAGACTCAAGACAGCAATCTGCAAGTCACTAGAGTTTTGGGAGTGTAGATCTACAAAATCATCACTCCAAACTCTGCAAAGAATTTTTTGCGTTTTTTGCGTAAATACATATTATGTTGAGAATTGTTTTCTTGATAGATTGCACAGTATTGGTATGATTTTCTTTAATCGCGAACTATATTTATAATTTTTTGCTACTATTTCATCCTCAAAATTAGCAAAAGAAAATTATTTTATGTTCCACAATAACGTCAGTTAATTTATTCTTAAATAAAAAATATAGTGCAATCTACAATAGAGTGAAAAATTGTAAATAAATTGTGTCAAAATCTATCTTTTTTTTCATAAAAAATAGCAAATTAATCAGTATAATTACTATTATTTATGCTTTGATAATATGTATTAGACATTAAAAAATACATCAACAAATTAGAGTGGTAACAGAGTTACGGCAGTAATATAGTTTATTTAAAATTGCTCTGTTGTAAATTACTCCACTCTTTAAAAAGCAAATCTACAAATAGTTTTTTCTAACATCAGGGATCTGGGTAAATTGCAGATAAAACATCAACTATACCCAGAAATATTGGCTTTGCAATTTATATATTTAATCCAAAAACTTGGAGGTGCTTCAATGGGTTATTTGACTAAACTAAATAACTTCAAGAGAGTTATAGGGTTCAGTACGTTTTTCTCTGTAATTTCTTGTTTAGTTCCTGAAGCTGTTCTAGCCACGCCCTATTTAAGTTATACTTTTGTTGCCAATCAGGGAGAAAGTACCTTTACTTTTGTTCTCAACACTTCTGTGAAAGATTCACAACCTTCATCAGAAAGAGGTTTTTATCCAAGATCTGTGATTAAAGCTCAATATGTATGTGCAGAAGAAATAAATGATTTATGCTCTGGTACTATTAAATTCAAACCAGGTAGTATTAAAGCTTCTCGAATATCTGAATCTGACATAAACAGACAAGGAAATGAATCACTGGATTCTAGTTGGATTGGAGGTACTAAATATCACGTTAACTTACAAGAAATAGGTACTTCAACTAAGCTCCAATTTATCGTTTATAGCAAATATAAAGATGAAATAGGTGATTTACCTAGCAGTGGATTCAACGGACTTATATCAATGGCGGTAAATGATGAAGACTTTACACCTGCTTCGCAAGGTTTAATAGTAAATGCTGTTCCAGAAAGTACTCCAGAAGATACAGCATCTAATCTCTTAGGCGTTGGGGCTATAGGTACAGTATTGTTCTTGAAACGCACAAATGCTTCTAAAAAACTAGCTGAAACTAAATCTAATTCTCTTGAGTAAACGTAAAAGTAGGGTGCGTTAAAGCAGCGCGTAACGTACCGCCCCGTTAGTGGTGCGTTACAGCTAGTTCTTATTCTCTGAAACTCTCAAATCTTTTCATAGCCGTAACACATCCTACTTACTAAATCTAATTCTCTTGAGTAAACGCAAAAGTAGGGTACGTTAAAGCAGCACTTATATGAAATATGCTGTAAGTAAAGTCTGGTTCGTTTTTTCTTTCCTAGAAAATCTCAAAATTAGCCGTTTTTAATGATAAATTTACATTATAATATGGGTCTATCTCTAAGTTTTCAAAGTAATTCTTCCATTTCTGATTTAATTGATGCCATTCTCCTGGTCTTAATCCTTTTTGTCTACTAGCTGATTCATAATGTATTAATTGGGCATAGGGTGTGACTACATTACGATATCCAGCTTGATATGCTCTTAAACATAAATCAACATCATTATAGTTCAAGGGAAAATCCTCATCCAATCCTTGCAACTGTTGAAATATCTCTTTTCGCATCATCAAACACGCAGCAGTTACAGCCAAGTAGTTTCTGTTAACAATATTTGAGCAATAATAACCAGAGTATTCGTTATCAAAACCATAAAATGCATGACAAGGATTTCCTTCGAGAATTAGCACTCCTGTATGCTGTATTCTCCCATCCGGAAATAAAAGTTTTGCACCCACTGCACCAATTTCCATCTGTTGTGCAAGTTCTAACATCGATTCCAGCCAATCAGGAGTAATAACTTCTGTATCATCATTTAGTAATAACAGAAACTCTCCTTTAGCTTTTGCTGCACCCTTGTTAATTCGCATTGAAAAATTAAAGGGTTCAGCACAGCGCACTAGTTCTACATTACTAGCAGTGGTTCTTTCTAAAATTTCTTTGGGAATATCATAACCATCTACCACAACAATCTCAAAGTTGCGGTAGGTACTCACCTGTTGAATACTGCGGAGGCAATTTTCCAATAGACACAGTGAATTTGAAGGAGTTTCTATTGTTGTACCAGCACTAGGAATAATGATACTAACTAAGGGATTGCCAATAATATCACGCCGAACTCTGTAAATTCCGGGATTAATAGTTTCCTCTACACGCCCTGGATATCGACTGCGCTCCAACATAGATTCTAGAGCTTTTCTACCAGCAGTGTAAGCCCAAGGCTTTGCTTGTGAACCAGAAGCGGCTGAGACAGATATGCTGCGCCAGTGGTAGAGAATTTTTGGAATGTGGTAGATGTTCTTGGTTTTTTCTACAACTCTTAATACCAAGTCGTAATCTTGTGAGCCGTCATACTCACTGCGGAAACCGCCAATTTCACCAATAATACTAGTCCTATAAACACCTAAATGACAGGTGTACATGCAAGAATAAAAATATTCTGGCGACCAATCTGGTTTAAAGCAAGGTGAAAATCGGCTACCATTCTCATCTATTTTGTCTTCATCGCTATAAATAAAATCTGCTTCTGGATGTTGATTAATTAATTTGGCATTTTCAAATAAAGCATTAATTGATAATTCATCATCGTGATCTAAAAGTGCAATATATTCTCCCGTAGCTACTTCTAAAGCAGAGTTACTAGTTGCTGAAATATGCCCATTTTCTGTACGAAAAATAACTTTGATGCGTGGATCGAGTTTACTGTAATTAGTCAATATGGAACGAATATGAGGATAAGTAGAGGCATCATCAGCAATACAAAGCTCCCAATTAGCATAGATTTGATTGCGAACTGATTCAATCGCTTTTTCTAACCATTTTGCCTCTACATTGTAAACAGGCATAATAATTGAAAATTTTGGATGCAGTTGCCATTCCTTAATTTGCTGAATAGCAGATGTGATATATTTTTGGGTAAAAGTATTTTTTTTAATCCATTTTTGATACGCTATCTTATTTTTCAATCGAGATTTAGTTATTTGATATATAAAACCTAATAAACCTAGTATTCCTCGCCTTTTGTAAATATTTTTTATTTTTTGTATTTTACTATTTGTATGAATTTGCATACTTTATTAATTTTTATGATTAAAATTAATTTTTCTTTTGAGCTTTAACCATTGATTTCTCAATTGCCAAAACTTACTATTTTCCATTTCTTTAACCAGAGTTTTTAATCGATAATTTTCTGCATTTTGATATTGTAACTCTGTTTGCAATTGGTAAATATCTGAGTATTTATGACTTACTTGCATTACATATTCTAATCTTCTTTTAATTTTATCTCCAATTACTTTAGGACTCAACATAGACTGAATATCTTGAGCTGCTTTTCCACCAACTTGTTTTGCTTCTTCATAATTATTAAATACGTATTGCATTAAATCTGCTGCATGGTGAATATCTGGCTCCGCCCATACATTTCCTTTTTTGTAAGCGCCGTAATTTTCTGCTAATTTTACTAAAGAGTACTTGACAAGAAAACTATTACCAATATTCATAAATTCAGTATTAGCTGAGTAGGCAGTTGCTATAACCGGTTTACCGTATAACATAGCTTCTGCCATCGTCAATCCAAAACCTTCAGAACGATGTAAAGATACATAACAATCACAGTGGTAGATAAGCGCGTTAAGTTCATCTTTGAGTAAATAATCGTTTATTAATTTGATATTTTTAAATCCTTCCATTAAGACTTTTAATTTCTGGAGTTGTTCAGGAAAATATTTGGCGTTAGAAAATTTAATTACTAATAGCACATCTTGATTTTCTTTTCCGAATGCAAGTTGAAATGCTTCAATAATTGCTGTGGGATTTTTACGTTCAAAAATGCTACAAAAATCAAAGATAAACAGGAAAATAAATTTATTCTCAGGTAAGCCTAATGCTTGTTTAGTGGCTGAAGGCTGCGGAAGGAAGAGACTATGCATAACCTTCAGTACTGGAATAGGAGATACAGG contains:
- a CDS encoding TenA family protein, which gives rise to MTISNQLWEANQELAQACLVHPFVQGIANGTLATYKFAYYVGQDAFFLEAFARAYSIAAAKAPDWQGFNTFHYLAGGVLQELWLHESYAAKWNVNLHSVEIGAATRRYTDFLLATAWGKDMGLTAAAMSPCMRLYAFLGEQLAQDGIPNHQYADWIRTYSGGDFQSLAQELESLVECYATTSALTDSTYRYAMLCERDFFQAAWEVKG
- a CDS encoding pentapeptide repeat-containing protein, with amino-acid sequence MKNKIIAIAAFVSIISTIQTAVAANSEHIRQLLANKQCRDCDLSGAGLVMADLSNANLRGANLRGANLSRANLSGADLSNTNLSGAGLFGANLSGAKLNGATLVGTDLRSTYLVNAEMTGVNLSSANLQGALGVPLQIAKSEDFYAWGVAEAQKGNHQQAIDYFEQAIALQPDYAIVYLARGVARYQLFDRQGAFQDAQTAEKLFTNQKNSEGMQTAQAFMKELQTPQTAQVDRGKPNFMDFLGGITSLFLQLTPF
- a CDS encoding glycosyltransferase family 2 protein: MQIHTNSKIQKIKNIYKRRGILGLLGFIYQITKSRLKNKIAYQKWIKKNTFTQKYITSAIQQIKEWQLHPKFSIIMPVYNVEAKWLEKAIESVRNQIYANWELCIADDASTYPHIRSILTNYSKLDPRIKVIFRTENGHISATSNSALEVATGEYIALLDHDDELSINALFENAKLINQHPEADFIYSDEDKIDENGSRFSPCFKPDWSPEYFYSCMYTCHLGVYRTSIIGEIGGFRSEYDGSQDYDLVLRVVEKTKNIYHIPKILYHWRSISVSAASGSQAKPWAYTAGRKALESMLERSRYPGRVEETINPGIYRVRRDIIGNPLVSIIIPSAGTTIETPSNSLCLLENCLRSIQQVSTYRNFEIVVVDGYDIPKEILERTTASNVELVRCAEPFNFSMRINKGAAKAKGEFLLLLNDDTEVITPDWLESMLELAQQMEIGAVGAKLLFPDGRIQHTGVLILEGNPCHAFYGFDNEYSGYYCSNIVNRNYLAVTAACLMMRKEIFQQLQGLDEDFPLNYNDVDLCLRAYQAGYRNVVTPYAQLIHYESASRQKGLRPGEWHQLNQKWKNYFENLEIDPYYNVNLSLKTANFEIF
- a CDS encoding glycosyltransferase, with the translated sequence MQSTPEISTKVANFPLGVNISGYVNSEFGLGEGVRGTIRALEAAGIPFVINNCNFNTMHRKLDSTYTDFSEKNPYPVNIVQVNVDMIHTFINSTSPAYFQKKYNIGFWAWELPEFPKEWLPALNLFHEIWTPSSYCTEAIAPVSPIPVLKVMHSLFLPQPSATKQALGLPENKFIFLFIFDFCSIFERKNPTAIIEAFQLAFGKENQDVLLVIKFSNAKYFPEQLQKLKVLMEGFKNIKLINDYLLKDELNALIYHCDCYVSLHRSEGFGLTMAEAMLYGKPVIATAYSANTEFMNIGNSFLVKYSLVKLAENYGAYKKGNVWAEPDIHHAADLMQYVFNNYEEAKQVGGKAAQDIQSMLSPKVIGDKIKRRLEYVMQVSHKYSDIYQLQTELQYQNAENYRLKTLVKEMENSKFWQLRNQWLKLKRKINFNHKN